The Vibrio ishigakensis genome has a window encoding:
- a CDS encoding M20/M25/M40 family metallo-hydrolase, with protein sequence MSQVDQNRLVDNFIKLIKIDSESGNELEVALEIEAQLQKLGFEVERLAVPESLSNGFNIYAKLEGKIDESVVLSCHMDTVAPGNAIEPVIEDGIIRSAGDTILGGDDKSGIAAIVEAIQTIQENNLEHKTIEIAFTVFEEGGLHGSKQFDESKIQSKNGIVLDSGGPIGTIITVAPGQQNLKVNITGKPAHAGLAPEQGINALTVAADAISNMKLSRIDAETTANIGVVNGGQATNVVMPSLYLEAEARSIDEEKLAIQVAHMVETFEAAAEKHGAELSIESTRAYNPFQIADSHPHIMAIQEAFTALDIQPILASTGGGSDANIFSEKGLTVANLSTGMSKVHTTEEFIAIEDMQKISQFLMSFLIK encoded by the coding sequence AGAGATTGAAGCGCAGCTGCAGAAGCTAGGCTTCGAAGTTGAACGCCTTGCTGTGCCTGAGAGCCTATCAAACGGCTTTAACATCTATGCCAAACTTGAAGGCAAGATCGATGAGAGCGTTGTACTAAGTTGTCACATGGATACCGTAGCGCCAGGTAACGCTATCGAGCCTGTTATCGAAGACGGCATTATCCGCTCTGCAGGCGACACCATCCTTGGTGGTGACGACAAATCTGGCATTGCGGCTATCGTTGAAGCGATCCAAACCATTCAAGAAAACAATCTTGAGCACAAAACCATTGAAATTGCCTTCACTGTATTCGAAGAAGGTGGTCTGCACGGTTCAAAGCAATTCGATGAAAGCAAAATCCAATCTAAGAACGGCATCGTTCTTGATTCAGGCGGCCCAATCGGCACCATCATCACAGTTGCACCTGGCCAGCAGAACCTAAAAGTAAACATTACGGGTAAGCCAGCTCACGCAGGTCTTGCACCTGAGCAGGGTATCAACGCTCTAACCGTTGCGGCTGACGCTATCAGCAATATGAAGCTGTCTCGCATCGATGCAGAAACTACCGCGAACATCGGTGTAGTGAACGGTGGTCAAGCGACCAACGTTGTAATGCCAAGCCTGTATCTTGAAGCGGAAGCACGCTCTATCGACGAAGAGAAGCTAGCGATTCAGGTAGCGCACATGGTAGAGACCTTCGAAGCGGCGGCTGAAAAACATGGCGCTGAGCTCAGCATCGAGTCCACTCGCGCATACAACCCATTCCAGATTGCTGATTCACACCCGCACATTATGGCTATCCAAGAAGCCTTCACCGCTCTGGATATCCAACCTATCCTAGCTTCTACGGGCGGTGGTAGTGATGCTAACATCTTCTCTGAAAAAGGTCTGACCGTAGCAAACCTATCAACGGGTATGTCTAAGGTTCACACTACAGAAGAGTTTATCGCTATCGAAGATATGCAGAAGATTTCTCAATTCCTAATGAGCTTCCTGATCAAGTAA